In Pararge aegeria chromosome 5, ilParAegt1.1, whole genome shotgun sequence, one DNA window encodes the following:
- the LOC120623821 gene encoding ctenidin-1-like: MQKSIVLFILCVVALSAIVEAGPACDYWGCGGNINNVGNGKKNNNTVRMRGSGNRGGNGGDYDGGYDGSYNGGYDGGYDGGYDGGYDGGNDDGYGGGGSRYGGGNGGRGGGADAGRNGGGSGGTKDGDYEGGDGGDYGGGNGGSYGGGNGGRNGGGRNGSGRNGGGRNSGGRYGGGRNGVGGGGGNRGGNRSDNDGGDYVSNNGYDYDGGCISGHCGESVINNIGNGQENSNEVRMKPKEKGCADGKCGDRRETNIGNGRNNHNIVYGL, from the exons ATGCAGAAATCAAtagttttgtttattctttgcGTTGTCGCTTTGTCGGCAATCGTTGAAGCTGGACCAGCTTG TGATTATTGGGGGTGCGGTGGAAACATCAATAATGTTGGAAACGGGAAAAAGAACAATAACACCGTACGTATGAGGGGTTCTGGTAATCGAGGTGGAAACGGTGGCGATTACGACGGCGGCTACGACGGTAGTTACAACGGTGGTTACGATGGTGGTTACGACGGTGGTTACGACGGGGGTTACGACGGTGGTAACGACGATGGTTACGGCGGAGGTGGCAGCCGTTACGGTGGCGGTAATGGAGGACGTGGTGGCGGTGCTGACGCTGGTAGGAATGGAGGAGGAAGTGGCGGTACTAAAGATGGTGACTACGAAGGTGGCGATGGCGGTGATTACGGTGGTGGTAACGGTGGCAGCTATGGCGGTGGTAATGGTGGTAGAAACGGCGGTGGTAGAAACGGCAGTGGTAGAAACGGTGGTGGTAGAAACAGTGGTGGTAGATACGGTGGTGGTAGAAACGGCGTTGGTGGCGGTGGCGGTAACCGCGGAGGAAACCGCAGCGATAACGACGGCGGTGATTATGTTTCCAATAACGGCTATGATTACGATGGAGGATGTATCAGTGGCCACTGCGGTGAAAGTGTCATTAATAATATCGGAAACGGACAAGAAAACAGTAACGAGGTACGCATGAAACCAAAAGAAAAAGGTTGTGCGGATGGAAAATGCGGTGATCGCAGGGAAACGAATATTGGCAATGGTCGCAACAATCACAACATTGTTTATGgactttaa